In Nocardioides dokdonensis FR1436, the following are encoded in one genomic region:
- a CDS encoding septum formation family protein, with protein sequence MLHPARALVAALSLSLLVLAPAPASSAGAAEEPAAAPDPMAGAPAPGTCYQLTHAELMADSTPAEPVECSTRHTAQVLDVGTLPDEVDWSSSDARVTRAMAKHCGPAFAEVVKDDPLLRARTVVQLAYFLPDTADREAGARWFRCDVSLLAGSRMLPLPEELPRVRRASSIDDSVGRCVTKKLAYTSCAKRHRYTHASAFKLIRVKPRTAQRQLGEAAARECPRRTSTKRWVWSATRLKKWHERVVVCYERG encoded by the coding sequence CTGGCCCCGGCGCCGGCCTCCTCCGCCGGCGCCGCCGAGGAGCCCGCGGCCGCGCCCGACCCGATGGCAGGCGCCCCGGCCCCCGGCACCTGCTACCAGCTGACCCACGCCGAGCTGATGGCGGACTCCACGCCGGCCGAGCCGGTCGAGTGCAGCACCCGGCACACCGCGCAGGTCCTCGACGTGGGCACGCTGCCCGACGAGGTCGACTGGAGCAGCTCGGACGCGCGCGTGACCCGGGCCATGGCCAAGCACTGCGGACCCGCGTTCGCCGAGGTCGTCAAGGACGACCCGCTGCTGCGGGCCCGGACGGTCGTCCAGCTCGCGTACTTCCTCCCCGACACCGCCGACCGGGAGGCCGGTGCCCGCTGGTTCCGCTGCGACGTGTCGCTGCTGGCCGGCTCCAGGATGCTGCCGCTGCCCGAGGAGCTGCCCCGGGTGCGCCGGGCTTCCAGCATCGACGACAGCGTGGGGCGCTGCGTCACCAAGAAGCTCGCCTACACCTCGTGCGCGAAGCGGCACCGCTACACCCACGCCAGCGCCTTCAAGCTCATCCGGGTCAAGCCCCGGACCGCGCAGCGGCAGCTGGGCGAGGCCGCCGCCCGCGAGTGCCCGCGTCGCACCTCGACCAAGAGGTGGGTGTGGTCCGCGACCCGCCTCAAGAAGTGGCACGAGCGCGTGGTGGTCTGCTACGAGCGCGGGTGA
- a CDS encoding M14 family zinc carboxypeptidase, whose product MTRRPRPVRSSSPGRRRVAGLATLAALAVAAPMAATVGATSAVAAPSAPSVFAPQLVLVDTPDRSDRLRLQKLGLDLTEHAGRDYIEVLLHSTADRDVLREHGFTYDVRIANLVERGVEIAELNEAYAASVDVSPLPSGRDTYRTLADYDADMTALAGKYPGHVRMFDLANPTLDGNTVHAVEIGADVDRKASGKPTFLLMGLHHAREWPSGELAMEFATDLATSFGKDKQITRMLKKARVLVVPVVNPDGFDLSRTDGEYVDLRALNGADPLGGTGSVLATPGQAYKRKNCRVIDGQDIPDGSCRATLTSPGGFGLGVDLNRNYGGFWGGPGAAGPVPPPGEVEAGVLDPTYRGASAFSEPETQNIQTLVRERQVTMMISNHTFSNLVLRPNGVAPTTIGPDGDPVGNAPDEKALKALGAEMTKQNGYTNQNSWQLYDTTGTTEDWSYNATAGFGYTFEIGPNEFHPPFPEVVDEYLGAGDYQGRGNRAAYLIALQHAIDTSQHGVLKGKAPKGAVLRLSKQFESPTWESSFDDFLDSSITVGRKGRFSWVVNPSTRPLMESRVIDRLADEPFAGETFEGGPTEPVIGSVDHEYVATRDSAVLRVNLDWPTPDDFDLTVYRKDASGELVEVGSSGNAPGAKEEVQVPDAPAGTYVIRVLNYASVSPTYTVEVGQFKATQAQTEGGRESYTLTCETKGRTTGAASAKPKSGSAAKKIFIDRGQVKKMNLKRLCR is encoded by the coding sequence ATGACCCGTCGCCCCCGCCCTGTCCGCTCGAGCAGCCCCGGACGCCGTCGTGTCGCCGGTCTCGCCACGCTCGCGGCCCTCGCCGTCGCGGCGCCGATGGCCGCGACCGTGGGCGCCACCAGCGCCGTCGCGGCGCCGAGCGCCCCCTCGGTCTTCGCCCCGCAGCTCGTGCTGGTCGACACCCCCGACCGCTCCGACCGCCTGCGCCTGCAGAAGCTCGGCCTCGACCTGACCGAGCACGCCGGCCGCGACTACATCGAGGTGCTGCTGCACTCGACCGCCGACCGCGACGTGCTGCGCGAGCACGGGTTCACCTACGACGTGCGCATCGCGAACCTCGTCGAGCGGGGGGTGGAGATCGCCGAGCTCAACGAGGCGTACGCCGCCTCCGTCGACGTCTCCCCGCTCCCCTCGGGCCGCGACACCTACCGCACGCTGGCCGACTACGACGCCGACATGACCGCGCTCGCCGGGAAGTACCCCGGCCACGTGCGGATGTTCGACCTGGCCAACCCCACCCTCGACGGCAACACCGTGCATGCCGTCGAGATCGGTGCCGACGTGGACCGCAAGGCCTCCGGCAAGCCGACCTTCCTGCTGATGGGCCTGCACCACGCCCGCGAGTGGCCCTCGGGCGAGCTGGCCATGGAGTTCGCCACCGACCTGGCCACGAGCTTCGGCAAGGACAAGCAGATCACCCGGATGCTGAAGAAGGCCCGAGTCCTGGTAGTCCCGGTCGTCAACCCCGACGGCTTCGACCTCTCGCGCACCGACGGCGAGTACGTCGACCTGCGCGCCCTCAACGGCGCCGACCCGCTCGGCGGCACCGGCTCGGTCCTGGCCACCCCCGGGCAGGCCTACAAGCGCAAGAACTGCCGCGTGATCGACGGCCAGGACATCCCCGACGGCTCCTGCCGCGCCACCCTGACCAGCCCCGGCGGGTTCGGCCTCGGCGTCGACCTGAACCGCAACTACGGCGGTTTCTGGGGCGGGCCCGGCGCAGCCGGCCCGGTGCCGCCCCCGGGCGAGGTCGAGGCCGGCGTGCTCGACCCGACCTACCGCGGCGCGTCGGCGTTCTCCGAGCCCGAGACCCAGAACATCCAGACCCTGGTGCGCGAGCGCCAGGTGACGATGATGATCTCCAACCACACCTTCTCCAACCTCGTCCTGCGCCCCAACGGCGTCGCGCCGACCACCATCGGCCCCGACGGCGACCCGGTCGGGAACGCGCCGGACGAGAAGGCCCTCAAGGCGCTCGGCGCCGAGATGACGAAGCAGAACGGCTACACGAACCAGAACAGCTGGCAGCTCTACGACACCACCGGCACCACCGAGGACTGGTCGTACAACGCCACCGCCGGGTTCGGCTACACCTTCGAGATCGGCCCCAACGAGTTCCACCCGCCGTTCCCCGAGGTCGTCGACGAGTACCTCGGCGCCGGTGACTACCAGGGCCGCGGCAACCGCGCGGCGTACCTGATCGCCCTGCAGCACGCCATCGACACCAGCCAGCACGGTGTGCTCAAGGGCAAGGCCCCGAAGGGTGCGGTGCTGCGCCTGAGCAAGCAGTTCGAGTCCCCCACCTGGGAGAGCTCGTTCGACGACTTCCTCGACTCCTCCATCACGGTGGGCAGGAAGGGCCGCTTCTCGTGGGTGGTCAACCCCTCCACCCGCCCGCTGATGGAGTCGCGCGTGATCGACAGGCTCGCCGACGAGCCGTTCGCCGGCGAGACCTTCGAGGGCGGACCGACCGAGCCCGTCATCGGCAGCGTCGACCACGAGTACGTCGCCACCCGGGACTCCGCCGTGCTGCGGGTCAACCTGGACTGGCCGACCCCCGACGACTTCGACCTCACGGTCTACCGCAAGGACGCCTCCGGCGAGCTGGTCGAGGTCGGTTCCTCGGGCAACGCCCCCGGCGCCAAGGAGGAGGTGCAGGTCCCGGACGCCCCGGCCGGCACCTACGTCATCCGGGTGCTCAACTACGCCTCGGTGAGCCCGACGTACACCGTCGAGGTCGGCCAGTTCAAGGCCACGCAGGCCCAGACCGAGGGCGGTCGGGAGAGCTACACGCTCACCTGCGAGACGAAGGGCAGGACCACCGGGGCCGCGTCGGCCAAGCCGAAGTCCGGCTCGGCAGCCAAGAAGATCTTCATCGACCGCGGCCAGGTCAAGAAGATGAACCTGAAGCGACTCTGCCGCTGA
- a CDS encoding TrmH family RNA methyltransferase, translating to MPHGPAEVGVGPWEGAWPEGAHWDPELLAGGDRRNVVDRYRYWSLEAIRADLDTRRHEFHVAIENWQHDFNIGTVVRTANAFLAAEVHIVGNRRWNRRGAMVTDRYQHVRHHADVPALAAYLHALPDGPVELHGIDNLPGSRPLEAGPVPRRVCFLLGQEGPGLSEGAREACDATFSIAQFGSTRSINASAAAAIAMHSWVRDHADLGDERAWRG from the coding sequence ATGCCCCACGGCCCGGCCGAGGTCGGCGTCGGCCCGTGGGAGGGTGCCTGGCCCGAGGGCGCGCACTGGGATCCCGAGCTGCTCGCGGGCGGCGACCGGCGCAACGTGGTCGACCGCTACCGCTACTGGAGCCTCGAGGCGATCCGCGCCGACCTCGACACCCGCCGCCACGAGTTCCACGTCGCGATCGAGAACTGGCAGCACGACTTCAACATCGGCACCGTGGTCCGCACCGCCAACGCCTTCCTCGCCGCCGAGGTGCACATCGTCGGCAACCGGCGCTGGAACCGGCGCGGGGCGATGGTGACCGACCGCTACCAGCACGTGCGCCACCACGCCGACGTGCCGGCGCTGGCGGCGTACCTGCACGCGCTGCCGGACGGCCCGGTGGAGCTGCACGGCATCGACAACCTGCCCGGCTCGCGGCCGCTGGAGGCCGGACCGGTGCCCCGGCGGGTCTGCTTCCTGCTGGGCCAGGAGGGCCCCGGCCTCTCGGAGGGGGCCCGGGAGGCCTGCGACGCGACGTTCTCGATCGCGCAGTTCGGCTCCACCCGCTCCATCAACGCCTCGGCGGCCGCGGCGATCGCGATGCACTCGTGGGTGCGCGACCACGCCGACCTCGGCGACGAACGGGCCTGGCGCGGCTGA
- a CDS encoding DedA family protein: MPGIELLLFGIEWLDLEWWLGHLGETLFWIGLLVVFIECGLLFPFLPGDTLLFSLGLFIATGQIDLFPGGVLAELVISMLLLVAAAFGGNVVGYEIGRRIGPPLYQRNGRFIKRKHFDQTHDFFDRHGSIALVLGRFVAFVRTFITVVAGATGMPRRTFWLWSFIGAVLWVVAITLLGYFLGGIPWLGDNLDFALLLILAVFAVPLILEWRRESRATRP; encoded by the coding sequence GTGCCGGGTATCGAGCTGCTGCTGTTCGGTATCGAGTGGCTCGACCTCGAGTGGTGGCTGGGCCACCTGGGCGAGACCCTCTTCTGGATCGGGCTGCTGGTCGTCTTCATCGAGTGCGGGCTGCTGTTCCCGTTCCTGCCCGGCGACACGCTGCTCTTCAGCCTCGGGCTGTTCATCGCCACCGGGCAGATCGACCTCTTCCCCGGCGGGGTGCTGGCCGAGCTGGTGATCTCGATGCTGCTGCTCGTCGCGGCCGCCTTCGGTGGCAACGTGGTCGGCTACGAGATAGGCCGGCGGATCGGCCCGCCGCTCTACCAGCGCAACGGCCGGTTCATCAAGCGCAAGCACTTCGACCAGACCCACGACTTCTTCGACCGGCACGGCTCGATCGCGCTCGTGCTGGGTCGGTTCGTGGCCTTCGTGCGCACCTTCATCACCGTCGTCGCCGGCGCGACCGGGATGCCGCGCCGGACGTTCTGGCTGTGGAGCTTCATCGGCGCCGTGCTGTGGGTCGTGGCGATCACCCTGCTGGGCTACTTCCTCGGCGGCATCCCCTGGCTGGGCGACAACCTCGACTTCGCGCTGCTGCTGATCCTCGCCGTCTTCGCGGTGCCGCTCATCCTCGAGTGGCGTCGCGAGTCGCGCGCGACTCGACCATGA
- a CDS encoding DUF368 domain-containing protein, whose product MAETGAEADLGSSALATRRSRGQLPFDLARGFLIGTAELVPGVSGGTVALVTGVYDQLIDSAHHVVSAVRRLVTGPDRLASARAELRRTDWFLIVPVLLGMITAVLSIAGVMGSFVTDHPELARGLFFGLVAISIVVPLRMLPPGHRPVWVEALLVAVVAALTFWVVGLAGGGAEADPPLLLVMGAAAVAICALVVPGVSGSFFLLTIGLYTVTLDAIHDRDLVYLGVFAIGATLGLASFVQLLNYLLDHRRRTTLLVMVALMLGSLRALWPWQSTPGTTSDGEAHGPGALLAPYDPVAGPLLLALLGAAVVVLLIMVESRATRDATRG is encoded by the coding sequence GTGGCTGAGACGGGCGCCGAGGCCGATCTCGGGTCGAGCGCGTTGGCCACCCGCCGCTCGCGCGGCCAGCTCCCCTTCGACCTCGCCCGCGGCTTCCTCATCGGCACCGCCGAGCTGGTGCCGGGGGTCTCCGGCGGCACCGTCGCGCTCGTCACGGGCGTCTACGACCAGCTCATCGACTCCGCCCACCACGTCGTCTCCGCCGTACGCCGCCTGGTCACCGGCCCGGACCGGCTCGCGTCCGCGCGGGCCGAGCTGCGGCGCACCGACTGGTTCCTCATCGTCCCGGTGCTGCTCGGGATGATCACCGCGGTGCTGAGCATCGCGGGCGTGATGGGCTCCTTCGTCACCGACCACCCCGAGCTGGCGCGCGGGCTGTTCTTCGGCCTGGTCGCGATCTCGATCGTGGTGCCGCTGCGGATGCTGCCGCCCGGTCACCGGCCGGTCTGGGTCGAGGCGCTGCTGGTCGCGGTCGTGGCGGCGCTGACCTTCTGGGTCGTCGGCCTGGCCGGCGGCGGCGCCGAGGCGGACCCGCCGCTGCTGCTGGTGATGGGCGCGGCCGCGGTGGCCATCTGCGCCCTCGTGGTGCCGGGAGTGTCCGGGTCGTTCTTCCTGCTCACGATCGGGCTCTACACCGTCACCCTCGACGCCATCCACGATCGTGACCTGGTCTACCTGGGCGTCTTCGCGATCGGCGCGACGCTGGGCCTGGCCTCGTTCGTGCAGCTCCTGAACTACCTGCTCGACCACCGCCGGCGCACGACCCTGCTGGTGATGGTGGCCCTGATGCTCGGCTCGCTGCGGGCGCTGTGGCCCTGGCAGTCGACGCCCGGCACGACCTCCGACGGCGAGGCCCACGGGCCGGGGGCGCTGCTGGCGCCCTACGACCCGGTGGCGGGTCCCCTGTTGCTGGCGCTGCTCGGCGCGGCGGTGGTGGTGCTGCTGATCATGGTCGAGTCGCGCGCGACTCGCGACGCCACTCGAGGATGA
- the pyrE gene encoding orotate phosphoribosyltransferase encodes MIDATHDPAPAPTADPSLAADIDALCRLTGTFTLRSGQVASEYFDKYLFESDPALLTRVARRMLDLLPEDTELLGGLELGGVPIATMVSSLTGRPALFVRKAAKEYGTCKLAEGPDVAGRRVTLIEDVITTGGAVRDATRALREAGAVVEVVVCAIDRSPAGENPLADVGLEVRPVLTKAELDAVRG; translated from the coding sequence GTGATCGACGCGACCCACGACCCCGCACCCGCCCCCACGGCCGACCCGAGCCTGGCCGCCGACATCGACGCGCTGTGCCGCCTCACGGGCACCTTCACGCTGCGCTCGGGCCAGGTGGCCTCGGAGTACTTCGACAAGTACCTGTTCGAGTCCGACCCGGCGCTGCTGACCCGCGTGGCGCGTCGGATGCTCGACCTGCTGCCCGAGGACACCGAGCTGCTCGGCGGTCTCGAGCTCGGCGGCGTCCCGATCGCGACCATGGTCTCGAGCCTGACCGGCCGGCCGGCGCTGTTCGTGCGCAAGGCGGCCAAGGAGTACGGCACCTGCAAGCTGGCCGAGGGCCCCGACGTGGCCGGGCGCCGGGTCACCCTGATCGAGGACGTCATCACCACCGGCGGCGCGGTGCGCGACGCCACCCGGGCGCTGCGCGAGGCCGGGGCGGTCGTCGAGGTCGTCGTGTGCGCCATCGACCGCAGCCCTGCGGGCGAGAACCCGCTGGCCGACGTCGGCCTCGAGGTGCGCCCGGTCCTGACCAAGGCCGAGCTGGACGCCGTCCGTGGCTGA
- a CDS encoding pyridoxal phosphate-dependent aminotransferase, translating to MAAPGSSPATRPPGGAPAHRLDGIPPTIFTQMSALAVRTGAVNLGQGFPDVDGPASALARAARALEEGANQYAPGIGVPALRRAVAEHQRRHYGIDLDPDTQVCVTTGATEGIAAALLGLVDPGDEVVVLEPYYDSYVAMIQVAGGVRRPVTLRAPDFRLDVAELRAAVTPRTRFVLLNSPHNPTGTVLGAAELQAVADVAIEHDLVVITDEVYEHLVFDDHVHRPISTLPGMAERTLSLSSVGKSWSFTGWKVGWATGPAYLVEAVLNAKQWLTFTSGSPLQPAVAHALDAEAGFPLQLARDLQARRDLLCEGLAAAGLPARVPEGTYFTSVDVAHLGWADSTAFCRALPERAGVVAIPLRGFYPDSDAGKHLVRFAFCKTVPVIEDGLARLVRADLTA from the coding sequence ATGGCTGCACCCGGCTCCTCCCCCGCGACCCGGCCCCCGGGCGGTGCGCCCGCGCACCGCCTCGACGGCATCCCCCCGACGATCTTCACGCAGATGTCGGCGCTGGCCGTGCGCACCGGCGCGGTGAACCTGGGCCAGGGCTTCCCCGACGTCGACGGGCCCGCCAGCGCGCTGGCCCGGGCGGCGCGGGCGCTCGAGGAGGGCGCGAACCAGTACGCGCCCGGCATCGGCGTACCGGCGCTGCGGCGGGCGGTCGCCGAGCACCAGCGTCGCCACTACGGCATCGACCTCGACCCCGACACCCAGGTCTGCGTCACCACCGGCGCCACCGAGGGCATCGCCGCCGCCCTGCTCGGCCTGGTCGACCCCGGCGACGAGGTCGTCGTCCTCGAGCCGTACTACGACTCCTACGTCGCGATGATCCAGGTGGCCGGCGGCGTACGCCGCCCGGTCACCCTGCGCGCGCCCGACTTCCGCCTTGACGTGGCCGAGCTCCGGGCGGCGGTCACGCCGCGGACCCGCTTCGTGCTGCTGAACTCCCCGCACAACCCGACCGGCACCGTGCTGGGCGCCGCGGAGCTGCAGGCGGTCGCCGACGTGGCGATCGAGCACGACCTGGTCGTGATCACCGACGAGGTCTACGAGCACCTGGTCTTCGACGACCACGTGCACCGCCCGATCAGCACCCTGCCGGGGATGGCCGAGCGCACGCTGTCGCTCTCCTCGGTCGGCAAGTCGTGGTCGTTCACCGGCTGGAAGGTCGGCTGGGCCACCGGGCCGGCGTACCTCGTCGAGGCGGTGCTGAACGCCAAGCAGTGGCTCACCTTCACCTCCGGCTCACCGCTGCAGCCGGCGGTCGCGCACGCGCTCGACGCCGAGGCCGGCTTCCCCCTCCAGCTGGCCCGCGACCTCCAGGCGCGCCGCGACCTGCTCTGCGAGGGGCTGGCCGCGGCCGGGCTGCCGGCCCGGGTGCCCGAAGGCACCTACTTCACCAGCGTCGACGTCGCCCACCTCGGCTGGGCCGACTCCACCGCCTTCTGCCGGGCGCTGCCCGAGCGGGCCGGGGTGGTCGCGATCCCGCTGCGCGGCTTCTACCCCGACTCCGACGCCGGGAAGCACCTGGTGCGCTTCGCCTTCTGCAAGACCGTGCCGGTCATCGAGGACGGCCTGGCCCGCCTGGTCCGCGCCGACCTCACCGCCTGA
- the clpB gene encoding ATP-dependent chaperone ClpB — MSQFGAEKFTTRSREAIETAQRLATTSGHSHTEPVHLLVALLGQEDGIARSLVTKAGIDVQQLVAGAGAALEALPRASGATVQQPAASSALTRLLAAALDLATSMKDEYVATEHLLIAMAGTASSAQNVLADAGLTEAGLREGLTAVRGNRRVTSQDAESTYESLEKYSLDLTAAAEEGRLDPVIGRDAEIRRVVQVLSRRTKNNPVLIGEPGVGKTAVVEGLAQRVVAGDVPDSLKGRRVLSLDLAAMVAGAKYRGEFEERLKAVLEEIKDAGGQVITFIDELHTVVGAGAGGDSAMDAGNMLKPMLARGELHMIGATTLDEYRERIEKDPALERRFQQVFVGEPSVEDTIQILRGIQEKYEAHHGVRITDAALVAAATLSDRYISGRQLPDKAIDLIDEASSRLRMEIESSPEEIDQLRRHVDRLKMEEFALAKESDAASVERLAALRGELADSEEGLRGLEARWEAEKTSLEGEGELRRQLDTLRSEAERLQRDGDLGRASEILYGRIPDLEKQIEAAAAAESSQVGVEPLVGEEVGPEQIADVVEAWTGIPTGRMLQGETAKLLEMEQVIGQRLIGQHEAVGAVADAVRRSRAGIADPNRPTGSFLFLGPTGTGKTELARSLADFLFDDERAMVRIDMSEYSEKHSVSRLVGAPPGYVGYDEGGQLTEAVRRRPYSVVLLDEVEKAHPEVFDILLQVLDDGRLTDGQGRTVDFRNTLLVLTSNLGSQYLVDPDLDAETKRASVLAVVRSSFKPEFLNRLDEIVQFEALSRDALTHIVDLQLALLEKRLAGRRITIEVSEAARAWLADTGYDPAYGARPLRRLIQTAIGDPLARLLIGGEVTDGETVRVDLGDDGLVLTA; from the coding sequence GTGAGCCAGTTCGGGGCCGAGAAGTTCACCACCCGCAGCCGTGAGGCCATCGAGACCGCCCAGCGCCTCGCCACCACCTCCGGCCACAGCCACACCGAGCCCGTCCACCTGCTCGTCGCCCTGCTCGGCCAGGAGGACGGGATCGCCCGCAGCCTGGTCACCAAGGCCGGCATCGACGTCCAGCAGCTCGTCGCGGGCGCCGGCGCGGCGCTCGAGGCGCTGCCCCGCGCCAGCGGTGCGACCGTCCAGCAGCCCGCCGCCTCATCCGCGTTGACCCGCTTGCTCGCGGCCGCGCTCGACCTCGCCACGTCGATGAAGGACGAGTACGTCGCCACCGAGCACCTGCTGATCGCGATGGCAGGCACCGCGTCCAGCGCCCAGAACGTGCTCGCCGACGCCGGGCTGACCGAGGCCGGTCTGCGCGAGGGGCTGACCGCCGTGCGCGGCAACCGGCGCGTCACCAGCCAGGACGCGGAGTCGACGTACGAGTCGCTCGAGAAGTACTCCCTCGACCTGACCGCCGCCGCCGAGGAGGGCCGCCTCGACCCGGTCATCGGCCGCGACGCCGAGATCCGCCGGGTCGTGCAGGTGCTGAGCCGGCGCACGAAGAACAACCCGGTCCTGATCGGTGAGCCCGGCGTCGGCAAGACCGCCGTCGTCGAGGGGTTGGCCCAGCGGGTCGTGGCCGGCGACGTGCCGGACTCGCTCAAGGGCCGCCGGGTGCTCTCGCTCGACCTGGCCGCGATGGTGGCCGGCGCGAAGTACCGCGGCGAGTTCGAGGAGCGCCTCAAGGCCGTGCTCGAGGAGATCAAGGACGCCGGCGGCCAGGTGATCACCTTCATCGACGAGCTGCACACCGTCGTCGGTGCGGGCGCCGGCGGCGACTCCGCGATGGATGCCGGCAACATGCTCAAGCCGATGCTGGCGCGCGGTGAGCTGCACATGATCGGCGCCACCACCCTCGACGAGTACCGCGAGCGGATCGAGAAGGACCCCGCCCTGGAGCGCCGCTTCCAGCAGGTCTTCGTCGGCGAGCCCAGCGTCGAGGACACCATCCAGATCCTGCGCGGCATCCAGGAGAAGTACGAGGCGCACCACGGGGTGCGGATCACCGACGCCGCGCTGGTGGCCGCGGCCACGCTCTCGGACCGCTACATCTCCGGGCGTCAGCTGCCCGACAAGGCGATCGACCTCATCGACGAGGCGTCCTCGCGGCTGCGGATGGAGATCGAGTCCTCACCCGAGGAGATCGACCAGCTGCGCCGCCACGTGGACCGCCTCAAGATGGAGGAGTTCGCGCTCGCCAAGGAGAGCGACGCCGCCTCGGTCGAGCGGCTGGCCGCGCTGCGCGGCGAGCTGGCCGACTCCGAGGAGGGGCTGCGCGGGCTCGAGGCCCGCTGGGAGGCCGAGAAGACCTCGCTGGAGGGCGAGGGCGAGCTGCGCCGCCAGCTCGACACGCTGCGCAGCGAGGCCGAGCGCCTCCAGCGCGACGGCGACCTGGGCCGGGCCAGCGAGATCCTGTACGGCCGGATCCCCGACCTCGAGAAGCAGATCGAGGCCGCGGCCGCTGCCGAGAGCAGCCAGGTCGGCGTCGAGCCGCTGGTCGGCGAGGAGGTCGGCCCCGAGCAGATCGCCGACGTCGTCGAGGCCTGGACCGGCATCCCCACCGGGCGGATGCTCCAGGGCGAGACCGCCAAGCTGCTGGAGATGGAGCAGGTGATCGGCCAGCGGCTGATCGGCCAGCACGAGGCGGTCGGTGCCGTCGCCGACGCCGTACGCCGCTCGCGGGCGGGCATCGCCGACCCGAACCGGCCCACCGGCTCCTTCCTGTTCCTGGGCCCCACCGGCACCGGCAAGACCGAGCTGGCGCGGTCGCTGGCCGACTTCCTCTTCGACGACGAGCGCGCGATGGTGCGCATCGACATGAGCGAGTACTCCGAGAAGCACTCGGTCTCGCGGCTGGTCGGTGCGCCTCCGGGCTACGTCGGCTACGACGAGGGCGGCCAGCTGACCGAGGCCGTGCGTCGCCGGCCCTACTCGGTGGTGCTGCTCGACGAGGTCGAGAAGGCGCACCCGGAGGTCTTCGACATCCTGCTGCAGGTCCTCGACGACGGACGCCTCACCGATGGGCAGGGCCGCACCGTCGACTTCCGCAACACGCTGCTGGTGCTGACGAGCAACCTGGGCTCGCAGTACCTCGTCGACCCCGACCTCGACGCCGAGACCAAGCGCGCCTCGGTGCTCGCGGTGGTGCGCTCGTCCTTCAAGCCCGAGTTCCTCAACCGGCTCGACGAGATCGTGCAGTTCGAGGCGCTGAGCCGCGACGCGCTCACCCACATCGTCGACCTGCAGCTCGCGCTGCTGGAGAAGCGGCTGGCGGGGCGCCGGATCACGATCGAGGTCAGCGAGGCGGCTCGCGCCTGGCTCGCCGACACCGGCTACGACCCGGCGTACGGCGCCCGGCCGCTGCGGCGCCTGATCCAGACCGCCATCGGCGACCCGCTCGCGCGGCTGCTGATCGGCGGCGAGGTCACCGACGGGGAGACCGTCCGCGTCGACCTCGGTGACGACGGCCTGGTGCTGACGGCCTGA